A single genomic interval of Natronoarchaeum philippinense harbors:
- a CDS encoding HemK2/MTQ2 family protein methyltransferase, whose protein sequence is MDLAERRGVETEVYQPAEDSRLLAAVAESRIDADDRVLEVGTGSGYVAERVAEETGASVLASDLNPHACRQARARGLGVVRADLTTPFPESVFDAVLFNPPYLPVDELAERDDWMELALSGGETGREVIEAFLDDAGRVLAPDGRIFLLVSSLTGVDEVVERAGEAGFSVAALRDESYPFESLTVLKLIR, encoded by the coding sequence GTGGACCTCGCCGAGCGCCGCGGCGTCGAGACCGAGGTGTACCAGCCCGCAGAAGATTCGCGCCTGCTCGCCGCCGTCGCGGAATCCCGTATCGACGCCGACGATCGGGTGCTGGAGGTCGGCACCGGCTCGGGATACGTCGCGGAACGCGTCGCCGAGGAGACGGGCGCGAGCGTGCTGGCGTCGGACCTCAACCCCCACGCCTGCCGGCAGGCCCGCGCGCGCGGCCTCGGCGTCGTCCGGGCCGATCTGACGACGCCGTTTCCCGAGTCAGTGTTCGACGCCGTTCTGTTCAACCCGCCCTACCTCCCGGTCGACGAGTTAGCCGAGCGCGACGACTGGATGGAACTGGCGCTCTCGGGCGGCGAGACGGGCCGGGAAGTGATCGAGGCGTTCCTCGACGACGCCGGACGCGTGCTCGCGCCGGACGGGCGGATCTTCTTGCTCGTTAGCAGCTTGACGGGCGTCGACGAGGTCGTCGAGCGAGCAGGCGAGGCGGGCTTTAGCGTCGCCGCGCTCCGCGACGAGTCCTATCCGTTCGAGAGCCTGACGGTGTTGAAACTGATTCGGTGA
- a CDS encoding 5-methyltetrahydropteroyltriglutamate--homocysteine methyltransferase translates to MTELVATSPGLYPLPDWAKEELADLKGRQKHDMISGDEGEEVVDAYERAREEVVGVQESAGLDRIVEGQLRWDDMLAHPLAVHDNVDTQGIVRYYDNNNFYRDPVVQGDLDFDGDVAAELEATAELTDESIQAVLPGPYSLADLATDEHYGDDAEFLAAVGEFLAGEAEAFPEVETLTLLEPSLVENAPEDGEDERASEAIDAVASAVDADVVVQSYWGALEEKVYAHLLDADIDAVGFDFVANKEQNIYNINEYGATDDVALGLVDGQNTLVETPETIRERVEWVDDQTPGADFETAYLTSNTELFYLPVNKSEAKLEALGEAADIAEVKA, encoded by the coding sequence ATGACAGAACTCGTAGCGACGTCCCCCGGCCTCTATCCGTTGCCGGATTGGGCGAAAGAGGAACTCGCCGACCTCAAAGGTCGGCAGAAGCACGACATGATCAGCGGCGACGAGGGCGAAGAGGTCGTCGACGCCTACGAGCGTGCCCGCGAGGAAGTGGTCGGCGTCCAAGAGTCAGCCGGCCTCGACCGGATCGTCGAAGGACAGCTTCGCTGGGACGATATGCTGGCTCACCCGCTTGCGGTCCACGACAACGTCGACACGCAGGGGATCGTCCGGTACTACGACAACAACAACTTCTACCGCGACCCCGTCGTGCAGGGCGATCTCGACTTCGACGGCGACGTTGCCGCCGAGTTGGAGGCGACCGCCGAACTCACCGACGAGTCGATTCAGGCCGTGCTGCCCGGCCCGTACTCGCTGGCCGACCTCGCCACGGACGAGCACTACGGCGACGACGCCGAGTTCCTCGCCGCCGTCGGCGAGTTCCTCGCCGGCGAGGCCGAGGCGTTCCCCGAGGTGGAGACGCTGACGCTGCTCGAACCGTCGCTGGTCGAGAACGCGCCCGAGGACGGCGAAGACGAGCGAGCGTCGGAAGCGATCGACGCCGTCGCGTCGGCCGTCGACGCCGACGTTGTCGTCCAGTCCTACTGGGGCGCGCTGGAGGAGAAGGTGTACGCCCACCTGCTCGACGCCGACATCGACGCCGTCGGCTTCGACTTCGTCGCCAACAAGGAACAGAATATCTACAACATCAACGAGTACGGCGCGACCGACGACGTCGCGCTCGGGCTGGTCGACGGGCAGAACACGCTCGTCGAGACGCCCGAGACGATCCGCGAGCGCGTCGAGTGGGTCGACGACCAGACGCCCGGCGCTGACTTCGAGACGGCCTACCTGACCTCGAACACCGAGCTGTTCTATCTGCCGGTCAACAAGTCCGAGGCCAAGCTCGAAGCGCTCGGCGAAGCGGCCGACATCGCGGAGGTGAAAGCATGA
- a CDS encoding methionine synthase, protein MTNENKDQFKPADHPNDHFIMTTVVGSYPKPKWLNRMQDLYEEDDGPVDEDDWQEAQDDAARLITEEHERSGLDVIVDGEMRRNEMVEFFADRIEGYEFNGPVKVWGHNTFDKPSVVTDVEYDESWLVDEYEFTADVADKPVKVPITGPYTLASWCFNEAYEDDAALANDLADLVNEEIEKLVEAGCRYIQIDEPALATTPDDHQIVGDCLERIVDDIPEEVRIGLHVCYGDYFRIYPEILEYPVDEFDLELANGDYEQLDVFKDPEFTADLALGVSDVHVAEVESVEQIKENIKKGLEVVPPERLVVSPDCGVKLLPRDVAYGKMENMVKAAREVEAELDAGEIDVGFAHASADD, encoded by the coding sequence ATGACTAACGAGAACAAAGATCAGTTCAAGCCCGCCGATCACCCGAACGACCACTTCATCATGACGACCGTCGTCGGATCCTATCCCAAGCCCAAGTGGCTCAACCGGATGCAGGATCTGTACGAGGAAGACGACGGCCCCGTCGACGAGGACGACTGGCAGGAAGCCCAAGACGACGCCGCGCGCCTGATCACCGAGGAGCACGAGCGCTCCGGACTGGACGTGATCGTCGACGGCGAGATGCGCCGCAACGAGATGGTCGAGTTCTTCGCCGACCGGATCGAGGGCTACGAGTTCAACGGCCCCGTCAAGGTCTGGGGCCACAACACGTTCGACAAGCCCAGCGTCGTCACCGACGTGGAGTACGACGAGTCGTGGCTGGTCGACGAGTACGAGTTCACCGCCGACGTGGCCGACAAGCCCGTGAAGGTGCCGATCACCGGCCCCTACACGCTCGCGTCGTGGTGTTTCAACGAGGCCTACGAGGACGACGCCGCGCTGGCGAACGATCTGGCCGACCTCGTCAACGAGGAGATCGAGAAACTCGTCGAGGCCGGCTGTCGCTACATCCAGATCGACGAGCCCGCGCTCGCGACGACGCCCGACGACCACCAGATCGTCGGCGACTGTCTCGAACGCATCGTCGACGACATCCCCGAGGAGGTCCGGATCGGCCTGCACGTCTGCTACGGCGACTACTTCCGGATCTACCCCGAGATCCTCGAGTACCCCGTCGACGAGTTCGACCTCGAGCTCGCCAACGGCGACTACGAACAGCTCGACGTGTTCAAAGATCCCGAGTTCACCGCCGACCTCGCACTCGGCGTCAGCGACGTCCACGTCGCCGAAGTCGAGTCGGTCGAGCAGATCAAAGAGAACATCAAAAAGGGTCTGGAAGTCGTCCCGCCGGAGCGACTCGTCGTCTCGCCCGACTGTGGCGTCAAGCTGCTGCCCCGCGATGTCGCCTACGGCAAGATGGAGAACATGGTGAAAGCGGCCCGCGAAGTCGAGGCCGAACTCGACGCCGGAGAGATCGACGTTGGCTTCGCCCACGCCAGCGCCGACGACTAA
- a CDS encoding sensor histidine kinase, with product MVLTNVYTLTLLPVAGICLLVAGYAWGKRPSPGAVPFAVFNVGAAVWAFGSAMAAASSTGAGSLGWIYVQYVGIATLPTAWLAFGLDYTGRERWLTRRSIAALSIEPLVLLALTWTSHRHGLIYRSISPITVDGVTTVELTPAAGFWLHTAYSYALVVIGTAMLVHLMVTVPRRYRSRTVAVLASILAPVALNLGFLAGAIELPIDPTPYAYAVSGTVGTWALIEKDLFDVPPIAPTVAHGIVFEQVADGVLIVDAGGRIVDYNDAARALLADGVEPQGAHIDELLPSLADVLAELDGPSDAVEEVSLTADGRERYFEITSRPIEHGRHRRLGRLITLHDITDRQLREQRLDVLHRVLRHNVRQETNKILGHADFLQQPTRDDDTTEHADAIETAARDLVDWSNQARSIERTLAPADSTDANVDAERAVEAVLDDLLARHPEVEVATSFDADATVRAHVSLQEALYEIVENAIEHNDAATPRIEITGERSGQWFELTVSDNGTGLPEPELAVLDRGRETPLEHGSGLGLWLVSWTVRASRGTLDIEADDGTTITMRLPSADAEDDDVGTDCLLGLDETDSEAAGVSPPSDGSPST from the coding sequence ATGGTGCTCACGAACGTATACACGCTGACGCTCTTGCCGGTCGCGGGGATCTGCCTCCTCGTCGCCGGCTACGCTTGGGGAAAACGGCCCAGCCCCGGCGCCGTTCCGTTTGCGGTGTTCAACGTCGGCGCCGCGGTGTGGGCCTTTGGCAGCGCCATGGCCGCAGCCAGTTCGACGGGGGCGGGATCACTGGGGTGGATCTACGTCCAGTACGTCGGCATCGCCACGCTCCCGACGGCGTGGCTGGCGTTCGGACTAGACTACACGGGACGCGAGCGTTGGCTCACGCGCCGGTCTATCGCGGCACTGTCGATCGAACCGCTCGTCTTGCTCGCGCTGACGTGGACGAGCCATCGCCACGGCCTGATCTACAGATCGATCAGCCCCATCACCGTCGACGGCGTCACCACGGTGGAGCTGACACCGGCCGCCGGGTTCTGGCTGCACACAGCCTACTCCTACGCGCTGGTCGTGATCGGCACCGCAATGCTCGTCCACCTGATGGTGACGGTTCCGAGACGGTACCGCTCCCGCACGGTCGCAGTGCTGGCGTCGATCCTCGCACCGGTCGCGCTGAACCTCGGCTTCCTCGCGGGCGCAATCGAACTCCCCATCGATCCGACGCCCTACGCCTACGCCGTGTCGGGTACCGTCGGCACGTGGGCGCTCATCGAGAAGGACCTGTTCGACGTGCCACCGATCGCGCCGACGGTCGCCCACGGCATCGTCTTCGAACAGGTCGCCGACGGCGTCCTCATCGTCGACGCCGGCGGTCGGATCGTCGATTACAACGACGCCGCGCGAGCACTGCTTGCCGACGGCGTCGAGCCGCAAGGTGCTCATATCGACGAGCTGTTGCCCTCGCTCGCAGACGTGCTTGCCGAACTGGACGGCCCGAGCGACGCGGTTGAGGAGGTCTCACTCACGGCCGACGGCCGAGAACGCTACTTCGAGATCACGTCGCGACCGATCGAGCACGGTCGCCACCGTCGGCTGGGCCGGTTGATCACGCTCCACGACATCACCGACCGGCAGCTCCGCGAGCAGCGACTCGACGTGCTGCACCGCGTGCTCCGGCACAACGTCCGGCAGGAGACCAACAAGATCCTCGGCCACGCGGATTTCCTCCAGCAACCTACGCGGGACGACGACACGACCGAGCACGCCGACGCCATCGAGACGGCGGCACGCGACCTCGTCGACTGGAGCAATCAGGCGCGCTCGATCGAGCGCACGCTAGCGCCGGCCGACAGCACCGACGCGAACGTCGACGCCGAGCGGGCGGTCGAGGCCGTCCTCGACGATCTGCTCGCACGCCATCCCGAGGTGGAGGTTGCGACCTCGTTCGACGCCGATGCCACCGTCAGGGCTCACGTCTCGCTGCAGGAAGCGCTGTACGAAATCGTCGAGAACGCGATCGAACACAACGACGCCGCGACGCCCCGAATCGAGATCACGGGCGAACGATCGGGGCAGTGGTTCGAACTCACCGTCAGCGATAACGGCACTGGGTTACCCGAACCCGAACTCGCCGTGCTCGATCGGGGACGCGAGACGCCGCTGGAACACGGCAGCGGGCTCGGTCTCTGGCTCGTCAGCTGGACGGTCAGAGCGTCTCGGGGGACGCTCGATATCGAGGCCGACGACGGAACGACGATCACGATGCGGCTTCCGTCGGCAGACGCCGAAGACGACGACGTTGGAACGGACTGTCTGCTCGGTCTCGACGAGACGGACTCCGAGGCGGCAGGCGTTAGTCCTCCCTCGGACGGCTCGCCGAGCACGTAA
- a CDS encoding DHH family phosphoesterase, giving the protein MSAGVTISSTSNYAILGCGSVGHVVAEELVEQEKDVLIIDRDEGRVEALRDQDLNAQTADIRDESIVEEIADRDVVLIMSSDVEANKAAVELIREQGDDQFIVVRASDPVSGDELSELGADVVINPSSVIADFALRSLESGELEYKARQLSDVIEDTRDRMAILTHDNPDPDSIASATALQAVAEHLDIEADIFYMGDIGHQENRAFANLLGIELNDWDQVENADQYDTIALVDHAKSAEFQVDLDVDALIDHFEPDVDYDAEFVDVRPNMSSTSTIMTKYIQEFDMNVGEEVATALLYGIRAETLDFKRDTNPADLTAAAYLYPFANHDTLEQVESPSMSPETLDVLAEAITSREVQGSHLVSNAGFIRDRDALAQAAQHLLNLEGITTTGVFGIADDTIYLAARSKDIRMNIGKVLQDAYGEIGEAAGHSTQASAEIPLGIFTGIETNEDNRDTLLQLTEEAVKRKLFDAMGVEGGDGSNGG; this is encoded by the coding sequence ATGAGCGCTGGGGTCACGATCTCCTCGACGTCGAACTACGCGATTTTGGGCTGTGGAAGCGTCGGCCACGTCGTCGCCGAGGAACTGGTCGAGCAAGAAAAGGACGTGCTCATCATCGACCGCGACGAGGGCCGCGTCGAGGCGCTACGCGATCAGGATCTGAACGCCCAGACCGCCGACATTCGCGACGAGTCGATCGTCGAGGAGATTGCTGACCGCGATGTCGTGTTGATCATGTCCTCGGACGTCGAGGCGAACAAGGCCGCGGTGGAGCTGATCCGCGAGCAGGGCGACGATCAGTTCATCGTCGTTCGGGCGAGCGATCCCGTCTCGGGCGACGAACTCAGCGAACTCGGCGCCGACGTGGTGATCAACCCCTCGTCGGTGATCGCCGACTTCGCGCTGCGCTCGCTCGAATCGGGCGAGCTGGAGTACAAGGCCCGCCAACTCTCCGATGTCATCGAGGACACCCGCGACCGGATGGCGATTCTGACTCACGACAACCCGGACCCCGACTCGATCGCCAGCGCGACCGCCCTGCAGGCCGTCGCAGAACATCTCGACATCGAGGCTGACATCTTCTACATGGGCGATATCGGCCATCAGGAAAATCGGGCGTTCGCCAACCTGCTCGGGATCGAACTCAACGACTGGGATCAGGTCGAGAACGCCGACCAGTACGACACGATCGCACTGGTCGACCACGCCAAGTCCGCCGAGTTCCAAGTCGACCTCGATGTCGACGCGCTGATCGACCACTTCGAGCCCGATGTCGACTACGACGCCGAGTTCGTCGACGTGCGTCCGAACATGTCCTCGACGTCGACGATCATGACGAAGTACATCCAAGAGTTCGACATGAACGTCGGCGAGGAGGTCGCCACCGCACTGCTGTACGGCATCCGCGCCGAGACGCTGGACTTCAAGCGTGACACCAACCCGGCGGACCTGACCGCCGCGGCGTATCTCTACCCCTTCGCCAACCACGACACCTTAGAGCAGGTCGAGTCGCCGTCGATGTCGCCCGAAACGCTGGACGTGCTCGCAGAAGCGATCACGAGCCGCGAAGTACAGGGTAGCCATCTGGTCTCGAACGCCGGGTTCATCCGCGACCGGGACGCGCTGGCCCAAGCGGCCCAGCATCTCCTGAATCTGGAAGGAATCACCACGACCGGCGTCTTCGGCATCGCCGACGACACGATCTATCTGGCCGCCCGCTCGAAGGACATCCGGATGAACATCGGCAAGGTGCTCCAAGACGCCTACGGCGAGATCGGCGAGGCGGCGGGCCACTCGACACAGGCCAGCGCCGAGATCCCGCTTGGCATCTTCACCGGCATCGAGACGAACGAGGACAACCGCGACACGCTGTTGCAGCTGACCGAGGAAGCCGTCAAGCGAAAGCTGTTCGATGCCATGGGCGTCGAGGGCGGCGACGGGTCCAACGGCGGATGA
- a CDS encoding DUF357 domain-containing protein — translation MAADIHEKTDRYEGLLAEALEAAEVAPAEGTPMHDAAEECREMASSYLEDGRHFRDEDDLVNALASFSYGHAWLDAGARIGLFDVPTEGHLFTV, via the coding sequence ATGGCAGCCGACATCCACGAGAAGACCGACCGCTACGAGGGGTTGCTCGCCGAGGCGCTCGAGGCCGCCGAGGTCGCGCCGGCCGAGGGGACGCCGATGCACGACGCCGCCGAAGAGTGCCGCGAGATGGCGTCGTCGTATCTCGAAGACGGGCGCCACTTCCGGGACGAGGACGATCTGGTCAACGCGCTGGCGTCGTTTTCCTACGGGCACGCGTGGCTCGACGCCGGGGCGCGGATCGGTCTGTTCGACGTACCGACCGAGGGGCACTTGTTTACCGTCTAA
- a CDS encoding NAD(P)/FAD-dependent oxidoreductase, translating to MTEATEDAVEHRTLIVAGTGIAGLTAAIYAGRSNNEPLVIEGDEPGGQLTLTTDVANYPGFPEGISGPELVNNMKEQAKRFGADLKNGIIESVDDSSRPFRVELRSGDVYTADAVIAASGASARTLGIPGEDELMGYGLSTCATCDGAFFRDEDMIVVGGGDAAMEEATFLTKFADTVYLVHRREEFRAEDYWIDRVEEKVEEGDIEILRNAEVTELHGSEAAGVENVSLVRHPEGHPTEKLDDADLADEVEHFEMDVGAVFYAIGHTPNTDYLEETGVEMDEEGYLKTAGGFDGGQTATDVPGIFGAGDVVDYHYQQAVTAAGMGCKAALDADEYLEEHAESDASGAAAEDAAVAESDD from the coding sequence ATGACCGAGGCCACTGAGGACGCCGTCGAGCACCGCACGCTGATCGTCGCCGGGACGGGCATCGCGGGGCTCACGGCGGCGATTTACGCTGGGCGGTCGAACAACGAGCCGCTGGTGATCGAGGGCGACGAGCCCGGCGGCCAGTTGACCCTGACGACGGACGTGGCGAACTACCCCGGGTTCCCCGAAGGCATCAGCGGGCCCGAACTCGTCAACAACATGAAAGAGCAGGCCAAGCGCTTCGGCGCCGACCTGAAAAACGGCATCATCGAGTCCGTCGACGACTCCTCGCGGCCCTTCCGCGTCGAGTTGCGCAGCGGCGACGTGTACACGGCCGACGCCGTGATCGCCGCCAGCGGCGCGAGCGCGCGCACGCTCGGCATTCCCGGCGAGGACGAGTTGATGGGCTATGGCCTTTCGACGTGTGCGACCTGCGACGGCGCGTTCTTCCGCGACGAGGACATGATCGTCGTCGGCGGCGGCGACGCCGCCATGGAGGAGGCGACCTTCCTCACGAAGTTCGCCGACACGGTGTATCTGGTCCACCGCCGCGAGGAGTTCCGCGCCGAGGACTACTGGATCGACCGCGTCGAGGAGAAAGTCGAAGAGGGCGACATCGAGATCCTGCGCAACGCCGAAGTGACCGAACTCCACGGCAGCGAGGCGGCCGGCGTCGAGAACGTTTCGCTGGTCCGCCACCCCGAGGGCCACCCGACTGAGAAGCTCGACGACGCCGACCTCGCCGACGAGGTCGAGCACTTCGAGATGGATGTCGGCGCGGTGTTCTACGCCATCGGCCACACGCCAAACACCGACTACCTCGAAGAGACCGGCGTCGAGATGGACGAGGAGGGCTACCTCAAGACCGCAGGCGGCTTCGACGGCGGCCAGACCGCCACCGACGTGCCCGGCATCTTCGGCGCGGGCGACGTGGTCGACTACCACTACCAGCAGGCGGTCACCGCGGCCGGGATGGGTTGTAAGGCCGCGCTCGACGCCGACGAGTACCTCGAAGAGCACGCCGAGTCCGACGCCAGCGGAGCGGCGGCGGAGGACGCCGCAGTCGCCGAGTCGGACGACTGA
- a CDS encoding DUF7545 family protein, translating to MASDEITFTIEADDGSSDELTVPADMLDLLAEEEDESSATVVGDLALISCAQRIHGAVHHGHGEAGEELEAIEEETLDRFEERFGQSFAEMTGHDH from the coding sequence ATGGCATCCGACGAGATCACGTTCACCATCGAAGCGGACGACGGATCGAGCGACGAGCTGACGGTACCGGCCGACATGCTCGACTTGCTGGCCGAGGAAGAAGACGAGTCCAGCGCCACGGTCGTCGGCGACCTCGCGCTGATCAGCTGCGCCCAGCGCATCCACGGCGCCGTCCACCACGGCCACGGCGAGGCCGGCGAGGAACTCGAAGCGATCGAGGAGGAGACTCTGGATCGCTTCGAGGAGCGCTTCGGCCAGTCCTTCGCCGAGATGACCGGCCACGACCACTGA
- a CDS encoding 2,5-diamino-6-(ribosylamino)-4(3H)-pyrimidinone 5'-phosphate reductase, producing MHVVVNAATSADGKLSSRRREQIAISGPEDFDRVDRIRADSDAVMVGVGTVLADDPSLTLDDAERRERRTENGWSPNPARVVADSRARTPTDARVLDDEATTYVLTGADAPDERIDALRAAGAEIVPTSSERVDLDAAVEQLEAAGIDRLMVEGGGELIFSLFSAGLVDELSVFVGSTIIGGRDAPTLADGEGFVEEFPALALEDVERLDDGVVLTWSA from the coding sequence GTGCACGTCGTCGTCAACGCCGCCACGAGCGCCGACGGAAAGCTCTCCTCGCGCCGCCGCGAGCAGATCGCAATCAGCGGGCCAGAGGACTTCGATCGGGTCGACCGGATCCGCGCCGACAGTGACGCGGTGATGGTCGGCGTCGGGACGGTGCTGGCCGACGATCCGAGTCTGACGCTCGACGACGCCGAGCGACGCGAGCGCCGGACCGAGAACGGGTGGTCCCCGAACCCGGCCCGCGTCGTCGCCGACTCGCGCGCGCGGACGCCGACGGACGCGCGAGTGCTCGACGACGAGGCGACGACGTACGTTCTCACCGGTGCCGACGCGCCGGACGAGCGCATCGACGCGCTCCGGGCGGCCGGCGCGGAGATCGTCCCGACGAGTTCCGAGCGCGTCGATCTTGACGCCGCCGTCGAGCAGCTCGAAGCCGCCGGCATCGACCGGTTGATGGTCGAAGGCGGCGGCGAACTCATCTTCTCGCTGTTTTCGGCCGGGTTGGTCGACGAGTTGTCGGTGTTCGTCGGATCGACGATCATCGGCGGCCGCGACGCGCCGACGCTCGCCGACGGCGAGGGGTTCGTCGAGGAGTTTCCGGCGCTGGCGCTGGAGGACGTGGAGCGACTCGACGACGGCGTCGTGCTCACGTGGAGCGCGTGA
- a CDS encoding YciE/YciF ferroxidase family protein — translation MNDIETLEALFEHELATLYYVETELIDVLDEVTLEFRDDDLTEAFADHRDETREHARRLESVFRAVGASSRSERSSALDGVVADRQRVVEATDDPDLVDARSLAAGIEIEAIEVERYESLLRLAEELDYDDDVTEPLAENRDEDAAAKKALTAKADGSKLRKLLGKLR, via the coding sequence ATGAACGACATCGAGACGCTCGAAGCGCTCTTCGAGCACGAACTGGCCACGCTGTACTACGTCGAGACGGAACTGATCGACGTTCTCGACGAGGTAACGCTGGAGTTCCGCGACGACGACCTCACAGAGGCGTTCGCGGACCACCGCGACGAGACGCGCGAGCACGCCCGCCGGCTCGAATCTGTGTTTCGGGCCGTCGGCGCTTCGTCTCGGTCCGAACGTAGCTCGGCGCTCGACGGCGTCGTCGCGGACCGCCAGCGCGTCGTCGAGGCGACTGACGATCCAGACCTAGTCGACGCGCGCTCGCTCGCCGCCGGCATCGAGATCGAGGCGATCGAGGTCGAGCGCTACGAGTCGCTGCTCCGGCTGGCCGAAGAACTCGACTACGACGACGATGTGACGGAGCCGCTGGCGGAAAACCGCGACGAGGACGCCGCGGCGAAAAAGGCGCTGACCGCAAAGGCCGACGGCTCGAAGCTCCGGAAGTTGCTCGGCAAGCTCCGGTGA
- a CDS encoding plastocyanin/azurin family copper-binding protein, with translation MTDRSDGVSRRTFVSIAATSAATAALAGCTSSGDEAEPVDGGDDNQSDNGGNDQSNGDDGGDTSSGGSTVIVGPGGATSFDPEELTVSTGTTVTFEWDSDFHNVVPTSQPDGANWSGQKETKNSGFTYEYTFEVAGTYEYVCEPHESAGMTGTIVVE, from the coding sequence ATGACAGATCGATCAGACGGAGTTTCCCGGCGCACGTTCGTCAGTATCGCAGCCACCTCGGCAGCCACGGCCGCGCTGGCCGGCTGTACCAGCAGCGGTGACGAGGCCGAGCCGGTCGACGGCGGCGACGACAATCAGTCCGATAACGGTGGCAACGACCAGAGCAACGGCGACGATGGCGGCGACACGAGCAGCGGCGGCTCGACAGTGATCGTCGGTCCCGGCGGCGCCACCAGCTTCGATCCCGAGGAACTCACCGTCTCGACGGGGACGACGGTGACCTTCGAGTGGGATTCGGACTTCCACAACGTCGTCCCGACATCCCAGCCCGACGGGGCGAACTGGTCCGGACAGAAGGAGACGAAAAACTCCGGGTTCACCTACGAGTACACGTTCGAGGTGGCGGGCACCTACGAGTACGTCTGCGAGCCCCACGAGAGTGCTGGGATGACCGGCACAATCGTCGTCGAGTAA
- a CDS encoding DUF7521 family protein — MSPHSTAGPAVQTVLAIIKTLILITGGIITYFAFKAYRRTDSRSLGALALGFGLITMGTFLAGVIADILNESLAIGVVVESIMVLAGFLVIAYSLAVR, encoded by the coding sequence ATGAGTCCACACTCGACGGCGGGACCTGCAGTACAGACGGTGTTGGCGATCATCAAGACGCTGATACTGATTACCGGCGGGATCATCACGTACTTCGCGTTCAAAGCGTATCGCCGCACCGACAGCAGATCGCTCGGAGCGCTGGCGCTGGGCTTTGGCCTGATAACGATGGGAACGTTCCTCGCCGGCGTGATCGCCGACATTCTCAATGAGTCGCTTGCGATCGGCGTGGTCGTCGAGAGCATTATGGTGCTTGCCGGCTTTCTCGTCATCGCGTACTCGCTGGCGGTCCGGTGA
- a CDS encoding winged helix-turn-helix domain-containing protein: MVRDPFADEEVPEIESLLGALEDPDCRTIIRQLDEPMTASELSDDCDIPLSTIYRKLDTMSDATLLEELTEVRGDGHHTTRYEVAFEEVRLILEDDRSLDVDVSRPARTADERLADMWSEVSKEL, translated from the coding sequence ATGGTACGGGATCCGTTTGCCGACGAGGAGGTTCCAGAAATCGAGTCACTCCTCGGTGCGCTGGAAGATCCCGACTGCCGGACGATCATCCGGCAACTCGACGAACCAATGACCGCGAGCGAACTCTCGGACGACTGTGACATCCCACTGTCGACAATCTACCGAAAGCTCGACACGATGTCGGACGCAACCTTGCTCGAAGAGCTGACCGAAGTCCGAGGCGACGGCCACCACACGACGCGCTACGAGGTCGCCTTCGAGGAGGTCCGACTCATCCTCGAAGACGATCGAAGCCTCGATGTGGATGTCAGTCGCCCGGCCCGGACGGCCGACGAGCGTCTCGCGGACATGTGGTCGGAGGTGAGCAAAGAGCTATGA